The following proteins are co-located in the Heliorestis convoluta genome:
- the secD gene encoding protein translocase subunit SecD, protein MKTRNLLQMIALLLLVAVSAALSYNPILQGTKLGLDLQGGLHVVLQAVEGPEEGVTQREMEQVKAIMEQRINGLGVEEPLIQIQGQDRLIIELAGIDDPDRAIELIGRTAMLTFRTEAGEVVVEGQDLRQAREQIVPGGTEAIVTLSFNPEGTRKFAEATRANLNRTIGIYLDDDLLQNPVVRSVIVNGEAQITGYESLEEARRIALLLNSGALPVKLDMIEKRTVGPSLGADSLSKSQSAALIGLGLVIAFMILYYRVPGFIATVSLALYAVIVMGILALLNATLTLPGIFGLLLSVGMAVDANIIIYERIKEEIRQGKSLRASIEGGFNRAFRAILDANVTTLIIIIILYFLTSGLIRGFAITLGLGILASMFTAITFTRWMLRSTAGSGLFKDLRYYGAQEGHQNLERFSQINLMVKRKTWYGFSALLIVPAILSLLLQGLNFGIDFTGGSMMQVKFERATTVEEVRTVLGQHDLATATIQESNDNDFIIRTKVLEHEERIEVLNSLRSQIAPLEVQRDELVGPVIGKELAINALLALAAAAVFMIGYITIRFEFKFAVAAISALLHDVLIVVGIFSLFQIEVTTAFVAAILTVIGYSINDTIIIFDRIRENYGKMKKKGDIEEMVNRSLWETMTRSVNTALTVIFVLVALLFWGGETTKDLALAILIGVTVGVYSSIFHASPIWLDLKIWEKAQRRKRNTNTEAA, encoded by the coding sequence ATGAAAACACGCAATTTGTTGCAAATGATAGCTTTGCTCCTTCTGGTGGCCGTCTCAGCCGCTCTGAGTTATAACCCCATCCTGCAAGGGACCAAGTTGGGGTTAGACTTGCAGGGCGGCTTGCATGTTGTCTTGCAGGCTGTTGAAGGGCCTGAAGAAGGCGTCACCCAGCGGGAGATGGAACAGGTCAAAGCTATCATGGAGCAACGTATTAATGGCCTGGGTGTTGAGGAGCCACTGATTCAGATTCAAGGTCAAGATCGTCTTATTATTGAATTAGCTGGCATTGATGATCCCGATCGTGCCATTGAATTAATTGGACGAACGGCCATGCTGACCTTCCGAACAGAAGCAGGCGAAGTGGTTGTTGAAGGACAAGACTTACGACAAGCTCGTGAACAGATTGTGCCTGGTGGAACAGAAGCAATTGTTACGTTAAGCTTTAATCCTGAAGGTACAAGAAAGTTTGCTGAGGCAACGAGAGCCAATCTCAATCGCACCATAGGCATCTATTTAGATGACGATCTTTTGCAAAACCCTGTTGTTAGAAGTGTGATTGTCAATGGTGAAGCGCAAATTACAGGCTATGAATCCTTAGAAGAAGCCCGCCGAATTGCTCTTCTTCTGAACTCTGGTGCATTGCCTGTCAAGCTTGATATGATCGAGAAGCGTACGGTAGGACCTTCTCTTGGTGCTGATAGTTTAAGTAAAAGCCAGTCTGCTGCTTTAATTGGCCTAGGTCTGGTTATTGCTTTCATGATTCTTTATTACCGTGTCCCAGGATTTATCGCAACAGTTTCACTGGCTCTTTATGCGGTAATCGTCATGGGCATACTGGCCCTTTTAAACGCTACCTTAACGCTACCGGGCATCTTTGGTCTATTGCTTTCAGTCGGTATGGCCGTCGATGCGAACATTATTATTTATGAACGAATTAAAGAAGAGATCCGACAAGGAAAATCACTACGAGCTTCCATTGAAGGCGGATTTAATCGTGCTTTCCGTGCCATTTTAGACGCTAACGTAACAACACTGATCATTATCATTATTCTTTACTTCCTGACGAGTGGACTTATTCGTGGTTTTGCCATTACGCTTGGACTCGGTATCCTGGCGAGCATGTTCACAGCGATCACCTTTACAAGGTGGATGCTACGCTCTACGGCAGGGAGTGGACTTTTCAAAGATCTCAGGTACTACGGAGCGCAAGAAGGTCATCAGAACCTGGAGCGCTTTAGCCAGATTAACTTGATGGTAAAAAGAAAGACTTGGTATGGCTTTTCGGCACTTTTGATTGTTCCAGCTATTCTTTCTTTGTTGCTACAAGGTTTGAATTTTGGCATTGACTTTACAGGCGGCTCTATGATGCAAGTAAAGTTTGAAAGAGCTACTACAGTAGAAGAAGTCCGAACTGTCTTAGGTCAGCACGACTTGGCTACAGCAACGATCCAGGAATCGAATGACAATGATTTCATTATTCGGACGAAAGTACTAGAACATGAAGAGAGAATAGAAGTTTTGAATTCCTTGCGAAGTCAGATCGCACCTCTAGAAGTACAGCGTGATGAACTTGTTGGGCCTGTGATCGGAAAAGAATTGGCCATCAACGCGCTATTGGCTCTTGCAGCCGCGGCAGTCTTCATGATTGGCTATATCACGATACGCTTTGAATTCAAGTTTGCTGTTGCCGCCATATCGGCTCTTTTGCATGACGTGCTCATCGTCGTCGGTATCTTCTCTCTCTTCCAGATAGAAGTAACGACAGCTTTTGTAGCGGCCATCTTGACTGTAATCGGTTATTCTATCAACGATACGATTATTATCTTTGACCGCATCCGAGAAAACTATGGCAAGATGAAGAAGAAAGGCGATATTGAAGAAATGGTCAACCGCTCCCTCTGGGAGACCATGACTCGCTCTGTCAATACGGCCTTAACAGTCATCTTTGTACTGGTCGCCCTACTCTTCTGGGGTGGTGAGACGACAAAAGATCTGGCGCTGGCCATCTTAATTGGTGTTACCGTCGGTGTCTACTCCTCTATCTTCCATGCGAGCCCTATCTGGCTTGATTTGAAGATCTGGGAAAAAGCACAACGACGCAAAAGAAATACAAATACAGAAGCCGCATAA
- a CDS encoding RelA/SpoT family protein: MQATLEQIIERIESYTNKEADLQFIRRAHQYAEEAHTGQFRKSGEPYIFHPMAVAYILADLELDVPTIAAGLLHDVVEDTPITLEELEKEFGAEVALLVDGVTKLSRLEFRSKQEQQVESLRKMFLAMAKDIRVILIKLADRLHNMRTLRHQRPEKQREIAVETIELFAPLANRLGISRIKWELEDLSLRYLEPETYYDLVQRIAVKRQEREARINEIIAILREKLEDVGIEADISGRPKHFYSIYKKMVNQKKDLSEIYDLIAVRVTVDNLKDCYGALGIIHTIWKPIPMRFKDYIATPKTNMYQSLHTTLLGPMGEPFEVQIRTWEMHRTAEYGIAAHWKYKEKSKVQGRNFEEKLAWLRQLLEWQSDQGDPQNFMESLKIEFFSDAVFVFTPKGDVVELPAGSTPIDFAYRIHSNVGHRCMGCKVNGRIVPLDYKLSTGEIVDILTKTTAGPSRDWLNVVKTATARNRIRQWFKKEKREEFVERGKEALEREIKKLHIDLVEALKTDRLNEIGKRFNLQGAEDVFFAIGDGALTTNQVLMRIKEELKKEKKYEENIAPPPEVKPFSGFGKPSQGVRMRGVDNVLIRFSRCCNPLPGDDIVGYITKGRGVSIHRSDCVNLVHMPPEDKERMVEVAWDKQSPTTYQVEIEVTALDRERLTTDVMLAVSDSKTTINSIYSRATKNKMALINMVVEIRDLGHLNFLFEKISKIKDVLDVRRLTPGISNKPEKGKGQLSS; this comes from the coding sequence ATGCAGGCAACCCTGGAGCAAATTATCGAGCGCATAGAAAGCTACACCAACAAAGAGGCGGACTTACAGTTTATCCGCCGAGCCCACCAGTATGCTGAAGAAGCCCATACGGGACAGTTCCGGAAATCTGGGGAACCATACATCTTTCATCCCATGGCTGTGGCATATATACTGGCTGACTTAGAGCTAGACGTCCCTACCATTGCGGCAGGCCTTCTTCATGACGTTGTAGAAGATACACCCATAACACTAGAAGAATTGGAAAAGGAATTTGGTGCGGAAGTCGCATTGCTCGTCGACGGTGTTACGAAGCTTAGCCGTCTTGAGTTTCGTTCTAAGCAGGAGCAACAAGTTGAAAGTTTGCGCAAAATGTTCTTAGCCATGGCCAAAGATATTCGTGTTATTTTGATCAAGCTGGCCGATCGACTTCATAATATGAGAACGCTTCGTCACCAGCGGCCAGAAAAACAGCGCGAGATTGCCGTTGAAACAATAGAACTTTTTGCACCACTGGCGAACCGGCTTGGTATTTCAAGAATCAAGTGGGAATTAGAAGATCTATCCCTTCGATATTTAGAGCCTGAAACATATTACGATCTCGTGCAAAGAATTGCTGTGAAAAGGCAAGAGCGAGAAGCACGTATCAATGAAATTATCGCCATCTTACGAGAAAAGTTAGAAGATGTGGGCATAGAAGCAGATATCTCAGGTCGACCAAAGCATTTTTACTCCATTTACAAAAAGATGGTTAATCAAAAAAAAGACCTATCGGAAATTTACGATCTGATTGCTGTTCGTGTTACCGTAGATAACCTGAAAGATTGCTATGGAGCTCTGGGTATCATTCATACAATCTGGAAGCCCATTCCTATGCGTTTCAAAGACTACATTGCTACACCGAAAACGAACATGTATCAATCCCTTCATACAACTTTACTTGGTCCTATGGGTGAGCCTTTTGAAGTGCAGATTCGCACCTGGGAAATGCATCGAACTGCTGAATATGGCATTGCTGCCCACTGGAAATACAAAGAAAAAAGCAAAGTCCAGGGCAGAAACTTTGAAGAAAAGCTAGCCTGGCTTCGACAATTGTTGGAGTGGCAGTCTGATCAAGGCGATCCCCAAAATTTTATGGAATCGCTAAAAATTGAATTTTTCTCGGACGCTGTTTTTGTATTTACACCAAAAGGCGATGTAGTTGAGTTACCGGCGGGCTCAACGCCTATTGACTTCGCCTATCGTATTCACTCTAACGTAGGACATCGTTGTATGGGCTGTAAAGTCAATGGACGTATTGTGCCACTTGATTACAAGTTATCAACCGGTGAGATTGTCGATATTCTCACAAAAACAACAGCAGGTCCTTCTAGAGATTGGCTTAACGTTGTTAAGACAGCAACCGCTCGCAACCGCATTCGTCAGTGGTTCAAAAAAGAAAAGCGCGAAGAATTTGTAGAACGGGGTAAAGAAGCGCTAGAACGAGAGATCAAAAAGCTTCACATTGATCTGGTCGAAGCGTTGAAAACAGATCGACTCAATGAGATAGGCAAACGTTTTAACTTACAAGGTGCCGAAGACGTCTTTTTTGCCATTGGAGATGGCGCTCTTACGACCAATCAGGTTCTTATGCGCATTAAAGAAGAGCTGAAAAAAGAGAAAAAGTACGAAGAAAATATAGCACCTCCACCGGAAGTAAAGCCTTTCTCTGGTTTTGGGAAGCCTTCACAAGGTGTGCGTATGCGTGGTGTAGACAATGTACTAATCCGCTTTTCCCGTTGTTGCAACCCTTTACCCGGTGATGATATCGTTGGCTATATCACCAAAGGAAGAGGTGTGTCCATTCACCGCAGTGACTGCGTCAACTTGGTTCACATGCCACCGGAAGATAAAGAACGAATGGTAGAAGTCGCCTGGGACAAACAATCACCAACAACCTATCAGGTTGAAATCGAAGTTACGGCCCTCGATCGAGAACGCCTAACGACCGATGTTATGCTTGCTGTTTCCGATTCTAAAACAACGATCAATTCTATTTACTCACGAGCTACAAAAAATAAAATGGCTTTGATCAATATGGTTGTTGAGATTAGAGACTTAGGTCATCTGAATTTCCTTTTTGAAAAAATCAGCAAGATCAAAGATGTGCTTGATGTTCGTCGTCTTACACCCGGTATAAGTAATAAACCGGAAAAAGGCAAAGGGCAGCTTTCGAGCTAG
- the dtd gene encoding D-aminoacyl-tRNA deacylase — protein MRAVIQRVTAGQVTVDKEVIGTIEKGLVVLLAVGQEDSSEDVRYMAEKIANLRIFEDEASKMNRSVIDAEGKILLVSQFTLYGDCRKGRRPSFMEAASPDQALALFGQVKEKLEAYGLTVETGRFQASMVVQLSNDGPVTMLLDSKKTF, from the coding sequence TTGAGAGCTGTTATCCAGAGAGTTACAGCCGGTCAAGTTACCGTAGACAAAGAAGTAATAGGCACCATTGAGAAAGGTCTTGTTGTCCTCCTGGCAGTCGGTCAAGAAGACAGTTCCGAAGATGTTCGTTATATGGCAGAAAAAATTGCCAATCTACGTATTTTTGAAGACGAAGCTAGCAAAATGAATCGTTCGGTGATTGATGCAGAAGGAAAAATTCTTCTGGTTAGCCAATTCACTTTGTACGGCGATTGCCGCAAAGGTCGTCGTCCCAGTTTTATGGAAGCAGCCAGCCCTGATCAAGCCCTTGCTTTATTTGGACAAGTAAAAGAAAAGCTAGAAGCCTATGGTCTTACTGTTGAGACAGGCCGTTTTCAAGCCTCTATGGTCGTCCAACTTAGCAATGACGGCCCTGTTACGATGCTGTTAGACTCCAAGAAAACTTTTTAG
- a CDS encoding MBL fold metallo-hydrolase, with protein sequence MIIKTLETGMLGANCYLVVCPETGQGAIIDPGDEAEKIMQLVQKEKAQVVAIINTHGHGDHIGANGGVQKATQAPILCHADEAAMLTSAAKNLSQYFTQPIVSPAPERLLQDGDTISVGNLTLEVLHTPGHTVGGICLKGPSVVFTGDTLFSGSIGRTDFPNGSYSTLIQSIQEKLLTLPDQTVVYPGHGPASTIERERRENPFLMGG encoded by the coding sequence ATGATTATAAAGACACTTGAAACAGGCATGCTCGGTGCTAACTGTTATCTTGTCGTTTGTCCAGAAACAGGGCAGGGCGCAATTATCGATCCTGGCGATGAAGCAGAAAAAATTATGCAACTGGTGCAAAAGGAAAAAGCCCAAGTTGTAGCCATCATTAACACCCATGGCCATGGTGACCACATTGGTGCCAACGGTGGCGTTCAAAAGGCTACCCAAGCTCCGATTCTCTGTCACGCCGATGAGGCGGCAATGCTCACTTCAGCAGCGAAAAATCTTTCTCAATATTTTACGCAACCCATCGTTAGCCCCGCTCCAGAACGGTTGCTTCAAGATGGCGATACTATTTCCGTAGGAAATCTTACTCTAGAAGTGCTACACACACCAGGTCATACTGTGGGTGGCATCTGTCTGAAAGGGCCTAGCGTTGTTTTTACAGGCGATACCTTATTCTCTGGCTCTATCGGAAGGACCGACTTCCCCAATGGATCGTACAGTACCTTAATCCAATCAATTCAAGAAAAGCTCCTAACATTGCCTGATCAGACTGTCGTCTACCCAGGTCATGGCCCTGCATCGACCATAGAAAGAGAGCGTAGAGAAAATCCATTTTTAATGGGAGGGTAA
- the hemZ gene encoding coproporphyrinogen dehydrogenase HemZ, with amino-acid sequence MDVHLRGVPSRYGITLQEILWLFFPEGQIKAEADQEPSIRENKKTEEKESSKVTKEVEEASIEITYCQEEKQFLVECRFVKAGREGRGQASTSYSNTTGPTNGSCRKEPIPIDENLRRRLTKLALLRSLESYTGRPANPWGTLTGVRPTKIVHRSLDKGHPINAIYEELESDYAVSQEKSQLLVEVAQRQRPFFLTKPQEFHKVSVYIGIPFCPTRCLYCSFPSYDLKRYGAWIVPVMTALQQEIVDLGKILKAKGQEVQTIYIGGGTPTALSATQLDGLLQGVVEHIYSSQTVEFTVEGGRPDTLDREKMKIMRNHGVNRLSINPQSMNNDTLRRIGRCHCAADVIEMVNLARDIGFPIINMDLILGLPGETVASVERTMNRIGWLKPENVTIHTMAFKRASRLTTEKEQWNLPPVDEVTAMLALAQRKASAKGLKPYYLYRQKRILANLENIGYAISGKECIYNIQVMEERQTIWGLGVGASTKIIEPPEGRVLQSWHNPKDPQNYVERIDEIIERKSNKVEGI; translated from the coding sequence ATGGACGTGCACTTGCGGGGGGTACCGAGCCGTTACGGGATAACCTTGCAAGAGATCCTATGGCTGTTCTTCCCAGAAGGACAAATCAAAGCAGAAGCAGATCAAGAGCCCTCCATTAGAGAAAATAAAAAAACAGAAGAAAAAGAGTCTTCTAAAGTAACAAAAGAAGTCGAAGAAGCCTCGATTGAAATTACCTATTGTCAAGAAGAAAAGCAGTTCCTGGTAGAATGTCGATTTGTAAAAGCAGGCCGAGAGGGAAGGGGCCAAGCGAGTACGTCCTATAGCAATACAACAGGCCCAACCAATGGGTCTTGTCGAAAAGAACCTATCCCTATTGATGAAAACCTTCGCCGGCGACTTACCAAGCTTGCCTTGTTACGAAGCCTAGAATCCTATACAGGAAGACCGGCCAATCCTTGGGGAACCCTAACAGGGGTAAGACCAACCAAAATTGTGCACCGCAGTCTTGACAAAGGCCATCCCATCAACGCCATCTATGAAGAATTAGAAAGCGATTATGCAGTGAGTCAAGAAAAGTCTCAATTGCTCGTAGAAGTTGCTCAACGACAACGCCCTTTTTTCTTAACAAAGCCACAGGAATTTCATAAAGTAAGTGTGTATATTGGCATTCCTTTTTGCCCGACTCGTTGCCTTTACTGCTCTTTTCCCAGTTATGATCTGAAGCGATACGGTGCTTGGATAGTCCCTGTTATGACAGCTTTACAACAAGAAATTGTAGACCTAGGGAAAATATTAAAAGCAAAGGGGCAGGAAGTTCAGACCATCTACATTGGTGGCGGAACGCCAACTGCTTTATCAGCAACACAGCTTGATGGACTTCTGCAAGGGGTCGTAGAACACATCTACTCTTCTCAGACTGTTGAATTCACTGTAGAAGGTGGGCGACCTGATACGCTCGATCGAGAGAAAATGAAAATCATGCGTAATCATGGTGTCAATCGCTTGAGCATCAATCCGCAGTCTATGAACAACGATACATTACGTCGTATTGGTCGTTGCCACTGTGCAGCCGACGTAATTGAAATGGTTAATTTAGCTCGTGACATCGGTTTTCCGATTATCAACATGGATCTCATTCTCGGTCTGCCTGGTGAAACAGTCGCCTCGGTAGAGCGCACCATGAATCGAATCGGCTGGCTCAAGCCTGAAAATGTGACCATTCATACAATGGCTTTCAAAAGAGCGTCTCGCCTCACAACGGAGAAAGAACAATGGAATTTGCCACCTGTTGATGAAGTAACAGCCATGCTCGCTTTAGCCCAGCGAAAAGCAAGCGCCAAAGGGCTCAAGCCCTATTACCTGTACCGACAAAAAAGAATCCTTGCCAACCTCGAAAACATCGGCTATGCTATCTCCGGCAAGGAATGCATTTACAACATCCAGGTTATGGAAGAGAGGCAAACCATTTGGGGACTTGGCGTTGGTGCTTCTACCAAAATTATTGAACCGCCGGAAGGTAGGGTGCTTCAAAGCTGGCATAACCCCAAAGATCCTCAAAACTATGTGGAGCGTATAGACGAAATCATCGAACGCAAAAGTAACAAAGTGGAGGGAATCTAG
- the hisS gene encoding histidine--tRNA ligase: MLTSAPRGTKDNLPAQTRHWHKIEKVIDQICKEYGYEEIRTPIFEHSEVFHRGVGDSTDIVQKETYDFTDRGGRELTLRPEGTAPTVRALLEHKLYAGPQPVKVYYQGPMFRFGRPQKGRLRQFHQFGIEVFGATTAQVDGEVIAMAMDFYQRLGLQNIELLLNSIGCPHCRPQHREALQQFLEPKKEQMCGDCQSRYDKNPMRILDCKEEKCQNLSEEAPTTVGYLCDDCKNHFDEVKELLDAAGVVYKLDERLVRGLDYYTRTAFEIVSKDIGAQSSIGGGGRYDHLVETLGGPPVPGMGFGLGLERLLLTMEEQGLLDTEKGEQRHLFIAPVGAGTKAVAFGLMQTLRQKGLSVEMDYQDRSLKAQLKTASNRFQTPYVLIVGEGELEKGEVTLRLMDKGSQEKIPLHEAPERVWELIAADTPPS; the protein is encoded by the coding sequence ATGCTAACCAGCGCTCCGCGAGGAACGAAAGACAATTTACCAGCGCAGACGCGGCATTGGCACAAAATTGAGAAAGTTATCGACCAGATTTGTAAAGAATATGGTTACGAAGAAATACGTACGCCCATCTTCGAACATAGCGAAGTCTTTCATCGTGGCGTCGGTGACAGCACCGATATTGTTCAGAAAGAGACTTACGACTTCACAGACCGGGGAGGGCGAGAGCTTACGCTGCGCCCTGAAGGAACAGCACCTACAGTGCGGGCTTTACTAGAACATAAACTTTATGCAGGCCCCCAGCCTGTCAAAGTCTACTACCAGGGACCGATGTTTCGTTTTGGCCGTCCTCAAAAAGGTCGGCTTCGTCAGTTTCACCAATTTGGCATTGAAGTTTTTGGAGCCACCACAGCGCAGGTTGATGGAGAAGTGATAGCCATGGCCATGGATTTTTATCAACGCCTAGGCTTACAAAATATTGAACTGTTGCTCAACTCCATCGGTTGTCCCCATTGTCGTCCTCAACACCGAGAAGCGCTACAACAATTTTTAGAACCCAAAAAAGAGCAAATGTGCGGCGACTGCCAGAGCCGTTATGACAAAAATCCCATGCGCATCTTAGACTGCAAAGAGGAAAAATGTCAGAACCTATCAGAAGAAGCACCAACCACTGTAGGCTATCTCTGTGATGACTGCAAAAACCACTTCGACGAAGTAAAAGAATTACTAGATGCCGCTGGTGTAGTTTATAAGCTCGATGAGCGGCTCGTTCGAGGGTTGGACTACTATACACGCACAGCCTTTGAAATTGTCTCAAAAGATATAGGTGCCCAATCTTCCATCGGCGGTGGTGGTCGCTACGATCACCTCGTAGAAACCCTAGGCGGCCCTCCCGTTCCAGGTATGGGCTTTGGCTTAGGCCTAGAAAGACTGTTGCTCACCATGGAAGAACAAGGCCTTCTCGATACGGAAAAAGGCGAACAGCGGCACCTCTTTATTGCGCCCGTCGGTGCAGGTACCAAAGCCGTTGCTTTTGGACTGATGCAAACACTGCGCCAAAAAGGTCTCTCCGTTGAAATGGATTATCAAGATCGGTCCTTGAAGGCACAGCTCAAAACAGCCTCGAATCGCTTTCAAACCCCCTATGTCCTTATTGTCGGTGAAGGTGAGCTTGAAAAAGGCGAAGTAACCTTGCGCTTAATGGACAAAGGAAGTCAGGAGAAGATACCGCTCCACGAAGCACCAGAACGTGTATGGGAGCTTATAGCCGCTGATACCCCCCCTAGCTAA
- the aspS gene encoding aspartate--tRNA ligase, with protein MSQQSITELKRSHHCGELRGTHQNQQVTLMGWVQRRRDHGGLIFVDLRDRSGLVQVVFSPEVNQEAFRLAESVRNEYVLALTGEVISRPEGTVNENLPTGEIEVYARQLQILNSAKTPPFYIEDNVDVDELVRLKYRYLDLRRPEMQSNIVVRHKTTKAMRDFLDREGFLEIETPMLTRSTPEGARDYLVPSRVHPGEFFALPQSPQLYKQILMVAGMERYFQIVRCFRDEDLRADRQPEFTQLDIEMSFMDMDQILSLMEEMVSHVFLEATGEPITTPFQRITYQEAMERYGSDKPDLRFGLELVNVTELVQEVEFKVFASVVKGGGQVKSINAKGCAHFSRKEIDELTKFAAIYGAKGLAYIQMTEEGPKSPIAKFFKEEQLASVLEAVKAEQGDLILFVADKPSVVAAALGNLRLELAERLGLIDEKAQKFAWVVDFPLLEYDEEEKRYIAIHHPFTAPKEEDIALLEQDPAKVRAKAYDLVLNGVEIGGGSLRIYQREIQEKMFALLGLTEEESKEKFGFLLEAFEYGTPPHGGIAFGLDRMVMLMTGRDTIRDVIAFPKTQSASDIMVEGPSTVTTKQLKELHIKIDLPSKKGR; from the coding sequence ATGTCACAACAAAGCATCACAGAGTTAAAACGAAGCCATCACTGCGGTGAACTCCGCGGCACCCACCAAAACCAACAAGTAACTCTTATGGGCTGGGTTCAACGCAGGAGAGATCACGGTGGCCTTATATTCGTTGATTTGCGCGACCGTTCTGGTCTTGTACAAGTCGTTTTCAGCCCGGAAGTGAATCAAGAAGCTTTTCGCCTGGCCGAAAGCGTACGGAACGAGTATGTATTGGCTCTAACCGGTGAAGTGATCAGCCGTCCGGAAGGCACAGTGAACGAAAATCTTCCTACCGGTGAAATAGAAGTATACGCACGACAACTGCAGATTCTGAACAGCGCCAAGACACCACCTTTTTATATTGAAGATAACGTCGATGTTGATGAACTGGTACGACTCAAATACCGCTATCTGGACTTGCGTCGACCTGAAATGCAGAGTAACATTGTTGTTCGTCATAAAACTACAAAAGCCATGCGTGACTTTTTGGATCGAGAGGGATTCCTCGAAATCGAAACGCCCATGTTAACGCGATCTACACCGGAAGGCGCTCGTGACTACCTCGTACCAAGCCGCGTTCATCCGGGCGAGTTTTTTGCTTTGCCACAATCTCCGCAGCTTTATAAGCAAATTCTGATGGTCGCTGGTATGGAGCGTTACTTCCAAATTGTGCGTTGCTTCCGTGATGAAGATTTGCGAGCAGACCGCCAGCCTGAATTTACCCAGTTGGACATAGAAATGTCATTTATGGACATGGATCAGATCCTTTCCTTAATGGAAGAAATGGTGTCCCACGTCTTCTTAGAAGCGACAGGAGAGCCGATCACAACACCTTTCCAAAGAATTACGTACCAAGAAGCAATGGAACGTTATGGATCGGACAAGCCTGACTTGCGCTTTGGCCTAGAGCTGGTTAACGTAACGGAACTGGTGCAGGAAGTAGAATTCAAAGTATTTGCTTCTGTTGTAAAAGGTGGCGGGCAAGTTAAAAGCATCAATGCTAAAGGGTGTGCCCATTTTTCAAGAAAAGAAATAGATGAACTAACCAAGTTTGCAGCCATCTATGGCGCCAAAGGCCTTGCTTATATTCAGATGACGGAAGAAGGCCCCAAATCACCGATTGCCAAATTCTTCAAGGAAGAGCAGCTTGCGTCTGTCCTCGAAGCTGTTAAGGCAGAGCAAGGTGACCTTATCCTCTTTGTAGCCGACAAGCCCTCCGTTGTCGCCGCAGCCCTTGGTAACTTACGCCTAGAATTGGCTGAACGATTAGGGCTCATCGACGAAAAAGCGCAAAAATTTGCTTGGGTTGTTGACTTCCCTCTTCTTGAATACGACGAGGAAGAGAAGCGATATATTGCCATCCATCACCCCTTCACAGCTCCGAAAGAAGAAGATATAGCGCTGCTAGAACAAGATCCTGCGAAAGTGCGAGCCAAAGCCTACGATCTCGTTTTAAACGGTGTAGAAATCGGCGGTGGATCCTTACGGATATATCAGCGTGAGATTCAGGAGAAAATGTTTGCTCTTCTTGGCCTTACGGAAGAAGAAAGCAAAGAAAAATTCGGCTTCCTACTTGAAGCTTTTGAATATGGAACACCGCCCCACGGTGGTATTGCTTTTGGTCTAGATCGTATGGTCATGCTGATGACGGGACGAGATACAATTCGTGATGTCATCGCTTTCCCCAAGACACAATCGGCTTCTGATATTATGGTAGAGGGACCTTCGACGGTTACAACAAAGCAATTAAAAGAATTGCATATAAAAATCGATTTGCCATCGAAAAAAGGCAGGTAA
- a CDS encoding tRNA threonylcarbamoyladenosine dehydratase, which yields MKQHLFSRSELLLGPEGLATLAQSRVAIFGLGGVGSYTAEALARSGVGHLVLIDHDDICLTNINRQLHALHSTVGRPKIEVMAERLRDIHPKIELTLYRRFYGVEEGEEIINEGLHYVVDAIDTVKGKIQIIEKAKAKDIPVISALGAGNKLDPTKLQVTDIYQTSMDPLAKVMRKELRRRGIKDLKVVYSTEKPLKPRGEGACVSQCICPNPEEPYGATCLNKRQIPGSISFVPSVAGLFMASVVVRDLLTIANKPNII from the coding sequence ATGAAACAACATCTATTTTCCAGAAGCGAACTTCTTCTAGGACCAGAAGGTCTAGCCACCTTAGCCCAGTCTAGGGTGGCTATCTTCGGTCTTGGTGGTGTTGGATCCTACACAGCGGAAGCCCTAGCTCGAAGTGGTGTCGGTCACCTTGTTCTAATTGACCATGACGATATTTGTCTTACCAATATCAACAGGCAACTTCACGCTCTTCACTCAACTGTTGGACGCCCGAAGATTGAAGTGATGGCAGAACGGCTGCGAGACATCCATCCCAAAATCGAACTCACCCTCTATCGACGCTTTTATGGTGTAGAAGAAGGCGAAGAAATTATCAACGAAGGACTCCACTATGTCGTCGATGCCATTGACACAGTAAAAGGTAAAATACAGATTATAGAAAAAGCCAAAGCGAAGGATATACCCGTTATATCAGCTCTCGGGGCTGGTAATAAATTAGATCCAACCAAACTACAAGTCACAGATATTTATCAAACATCGATGGATCCACTGGCCAAAGTGATGCGTAAAGAACTGCGACGTCGAGGTATTAAAGACCTAAAAGTGGTATATTCTACAGAAAAACCACTGAAACCACGTGGCGAAGGGGCTTGCGTCAGCCAATGTATCTGCCCCAATCCTGAAGAGCCTTATGGCGCTACGTGCCTCAACAAAAGACAGATTCCAGGAAGCATCTCCTTTGTGCCTTCTGTAGCGGGTCTCTTCATGGCTTCTGTTGTTGTAAGAGACTTGTTGACAATTGCCAATAAGCCCAATATAATATAA